Part of the Anticarsia gemmatalis isolate Benzon Research Colony breed Stoneville strain chromosome 14, ilAntGemm2 primary, whole genome shotgun sequence genome, ttttgcgAAAATAAACTTGGATATCGCCCTCTGTTCTATAGTTGActgcataaaattaaaaatttcgaACTTTTCTCCCAGTATCGTGATGTGTATCTACGACATTAACCATAGACTAACGCAGAAAAATTTGACAGCTCGGCCAGATGGAGATTTCGGACTTCATGCATGGAACTAATATTAAATTCATAGacaaaaggttttttaaacattttttgtgcaattttgaGTATTTGGTATTCATACAATAATAAGGATTTTGTTATATCATGAGGGacatcaattaataaaaataaagttgattttaaataaattcattttgttGATCGTCTCAGAATTCTACCATTCTACCAAGTTTATGCCAAATGAACCGTCACTGACATTAAAATTGCTCACTTGTCAGCTGTCAAGTCATTTTTGTCAGTGATGTGATGCTGATGTCAGTGTAGTGTAAAGTTCGCGGACCTAAATATTGTcgtcaataacaaaatactcGAATACTTAGAACAAAGAATCTTGGTAATaccttatttttgcaaaaaaatcatCAGCCTACATTTTTGTGTCGACTGATATGATTCTGGCATCGTAAATTGTGTCGTCCTTAAGAAAGTGAAGGTAAAGAGAGTTAAATCCATATGTAAATGTGATCACATGACCTTTGTTTATCAACGAAAATTATTGTAGAAACGATATCAATGGAGAGCATCACGTCGCCGGAGGAGACGACGTGCTCCGAAGGAGAAGAGGAACCGAAAATCCCCGGAAGGAGCCAAGCGAACCATGAAAACCATCAAGGTTTTCCCCCTCAGCACTCGAGTTCATTATCCGAACTTAATCAAGTCGAAGAAAAAATGCGACGTAAACTGCAGTTTTTCTTCATGAACCCGATCGAGAAATGGCGAGCGAAGCGCAAGTTTCCTTACAAATTCGTTGTACAGGTGATAAAGATTGTTCTAGTTACGTTTCAACTGTGTCTGTTTGCACACAATAGATATAATCACGTCAACTACACGTGGGACAATCGCATCACTTTCTCGCATCTCTTCCTCCTCGGCTGGGATTCTACGAGAGAGATTAATGCCTACCCTCCTGGTGCTGGACCTCTTGCTGTTTACAAAATCAAAGAATTTTATGACACACTCGACTATGCTTATGAAGGCTATTCAAATATCTTAACTAGTTCAATCGGACCATACTCTTACAACGATGAGACTAATGCCAAACCACCTCCATTGTTCTGCCAATATAACTATAAACAAGGCATTATCAATGGATTTAATGAAAGCTATGAATTTAACTCTGAAATTGTAAAAACATGTGTCAACTTTACTGGCACTGATAATGAAGCTTTCAACTCACAATCTTTTCTAAAAGGGGCAggtttaaatataagttttgcaTCACTGGTAAGAGCTAAGttaatgttttctttgaaaacaataaacttcAGAGCAGCTGGACCGATAACACCGCCGGACTGCTACCGGTTTGACATAGAAATTATTTTCGATAATGAAGATCACGATGGACAAATGTCCTTGATATTAGATGCAGAACCATACAAGTTAACATGTAAAGGAGACACTGCATATATTACTGACAACAAAATAGATCAAATTTTACGAAGCATCTTGAATATTCTTGTTATCTTGATATGTGCAGCATCCTTTGTTCTCTGCAGCAGAGCTATCTATAGAGCTCAATTGTTAAAGGAACTAACAGTACAGTTTTTCAGACGGGCTTACAACAAGGAACTGAGTATGGAGGGCCGTCTAGAGTTTTTGAACATCTGGTACATTATGATCATTGTCAAtgatatacttattattatgggATCAGCAATAAAAGAACAAATTGAAAGAAACCAGTTTACAAATGATCAGTGGAATGTGTGTTCTTTGTTTTTGGGTACTGGAAACTTACTAGTCTGGTTTGGTGTGTTGAGATATCTAGGATTCTTTAAGACCTACAATGTTGTTATTTTGACATTGAAGAAAGCAGCACCAAAGATATTTAGGTTCTCGATCTGTGCATTGCTTTTGTATGCTGGTTTCATGTTTTGTGGTTGGCTCATCTTAGGTCCCTACCACATGAAGTTCAAAACTCTAGCGACAACATCCGAATGTCTTTTCTCATTGATAAACGGAGACGATATGTTTGCGACCTTCTCAATTATGTCTAGAAAATCACCAATGCTTTGGTGGTTCAGCCGCGTGTACTTATATTCTTTCATAAGTTTGTACATTTATGTTGTACTGAGTTTATTCATATCAGTCATTATGGATGCTTATGATACTATTAAACAGTATTATAAGGATGGTTTTCCGAAGAGTGATTTGCACCAATTCATAGGCGAAGCGAACATTGAAGAAGTATCATCTGGCTTGTATAGAACTCACAGTTCAACATCCCTTAACGCAATCATGAATTCCTTATTCTGTTGTAATGTGTACAGAAGCGCGTATTCTAAAATAGGGGGCGGTAGTTCGAATTTAAATTTGTAGATTCATTATGTTATTAACCTGATATCATGTTTGTATATACGAATTGGTTTATTATCGTAAGtgtgttagataaatattttatctacgaTTATAGATATAGGCAGCTTGGTATAGCAGCATAGGCTATATTACTAATGTAATAGagtattttattgtgtattattttggATAGTTAATGATAAAGTAGCTAAGTGTAAGTCTATTTAACTGCccattaattatgataatacaattttgttaccGAACTCACCAAAGAAATTTCaccaaacataatatttttatactaatgtAAATATAGGTGAGTGAGTAGCCTTGTTTTGACGTTGACCgactgttttttaaatataaaatcataactTTGGCTATAATAATACTCGCAGTCAGTGTTGAAACGTTTTAGTCTCAAAATTGTACCTtgatttgtgtatattttagtaCAGTGTGTATGAAATGTAACaagaatacattattttttatatgaagcgTTGTTTTGATCATATTTCACCACAATCGGGACGAGATGCAGGGACTTATTTGCAACACGTACTCATTACGAGGTCACATCATCTCAGATAACTGAGTATCATATCGCACAGTGAttacttaagtaataaataaatatttgcggTACATGAACGGGTCACGACGCAATTACTTTAAACGACTTTCTGCTTTTAGAACAAAACGAGCAGTGTATTATTGCGATCAGTAATGTGTCTATTAGCACCAATCGAGTTATGATAATAAGCAAATCGCATTGTAATTGGATGATTCGTAATGCttcatacatattaaatatatcctattattataaaagcgaaagctTGTGAGGCTGTATGTTTACGTTATCATGCAAAAACGACTAGAAATTTAGCTTATATAAAAGCAGGTAGTATTGTAGTGTTTCTAGTCCTCACGTTCTATacctttaaaaaattacatagttaCAAAATTCAGTGACAAATCAAAAacttattcaattaaattaaaaggaGGAAAAGTAGCAAAACTAGGGGCATTACCGATTATTTCGACggtattatacatttttattctatttgtgGTTTATACAATAGATAATGTAATTGCACCTCATTGGGTGCAGCTGTACTAATAAAAGTTGCAGAAAtgaatcatttaaataaataatgagtcaTTGTTGCGCCTAGCGACAAATGATAGCAAGAAGTTGCAagttgctattttatttttgtaggcaTTTCGGATAAACTACCTACTAAATAGTGCCAAAATTTGTCATAAAGACAAAGTTAAGCATAGAAGAATGGATATggatactaataaattaaaattacgtaggtacgcaaaaatataattacgtaGGTTTTGTCTTTGTTTTTAGACTATGCTGCACAGCAAAAACAGATGACTAACACAACTATTTGAACAAAGTTCATCAAACAGTATTCTGTACATTGTGCGCTTACTACttacagtataaataaaattaaactcatTATCATTCACATATATGAATAAAGTAACAAATAGGCGcttaaatttcaattatttctataatactCACTTTACAGAAGAGATCCGTGCTTTACCAGAGTCTATACTCAATAATCTATACGATTTAAGGgctataatatttgtaaagtacTTATAAAACGGTTTTTGAATATGTACATCAGGCCAGTAAGTTGCCATGTCATGTTTTTCTGTATACTTACCTACCCTAAAacctaaaatataaacataatgtaaaaaaaatatatgatttccTAGTTCCTACTATGATAGATAAGTAAATGTGATATTAACAgccataacatttttatcattcTATTATCAATACACAGTAAAAAATGCACAAAATGATAAAACGACAGGAAACAAAcaaaggttaataaaaaaaataattaagtaaatattattcacatttatttattatcgcTATAAAACTTAtactaataacaatatatacaaCCACACTAGTATTCTTACATATGCGAGACAGGGATCATATACTGAAATTAGGAACAATTTCAGATAACTGTAGTATATACACATGGCCAATAAATTGCAACCAAACATTATCTAATGTAACTTCACTTGATTATTTGTGTTGCTCATATTGACAATTGATATGCGACTTATTTGCTCAAATGAGACTGAACTATACAATTGAAATGTGCAAAAGCAAATCATCAAGTAAAGAATTTTAGGCGCATGCCAGACAGCAGTTATATGTTTAATGAGAAcatgttaaagggttttttgaATAAAGGGAGGACGAGGTGCATATGCAATTATCAAAGTATCTACCCTCGTCTTGTCATAGTTTGTGTCTAGCCATCACGTTATATTGAACGAATTCCTAGTTGGAATGTACGAAGTACCTCACGCATAGTGAGCATTTAACCAAACATAGTGCAAGTATCGTTACAATCAAATGGTCACATGAAAACACCTGCACAGACCCCTAGAACTTAAGTAGAATTAGGAACATAAATATTctcatgatttaatttattagcaCACATCCAATTACTAGCCTAAAGTATATGGCAAACGAATTGGCATGGCAAGTGCacatcaataaatttaaaaaccttatacaaaataaatgtataatacaatatattttttaaatctctttttatttcattcagaCTCGGTGTCACTCATAAATATCTATCTGATAGCGCAACAGAaggttatttgatatttatttttttaatttt contains:
- the LOC142978330 gene encoding mucolipin-3-like, encoding MESITSPEETTCSEGEEEPKIPGRSQANHENHQGFPPQHSSSLSELNQVEEKMRRKLQFFFMNPIEKWRAKRKFPYKFVVQVIKIVLVTFQLCLFAHNRYNHVNYTWDNRITFSHLFLLGWDSTREINAYPPGAGPLAVYKIKEFYDTLDYAYEGYSNILTSSIGPYSYNDETNAKPPPLFCQYNYKQGIINGFNESYEFNSEIVKTCVNFTGTDNEAFNSQSFLKGAGLNISFASLVRAKLMFSLKTINFRAAGPITPPDCYRFDIEIIFDNEDHDGQMSLILDAEPYKLTCKGDTAYITDNKIDQILRSILNILVILICAASFVLCSRAIYRAQLLKELTVQFFRRAYNKELSMEGRLEFLNIWYIMIIVNDILIIMGSAIKEQIERNQFTNDQWNVCSLFLGTGNLLVWFGVLRYLGFFKTYNVVILTLKKAAPKIFRFSICALLLYAGFMFCGWLILGPYHMKFKTLATTSECLFSLINGDDMFATFSIMSRKSPMLWWFSRVYLYSFISLYIYVVLSLFISVIMDAYDTIKQYYKDGFPKSDLHQFIGEANIEEVSSGLYRTHSSTSLNAIMNSLFCCNVYRSAYSKIGGGSSNLNL